DNA from Syntrophales bacterium:
CCATTGCCCGGGCCTCTAAACTGAGGACTTCCAGGCTTACAGGACCATCAACCAGATCGAGAATTTCCCTTACCACCTCGTCGAATTCCCTGTTTTCTTTCGCAATCAAAGAGGGATTGGTGGTCACACCATCGACCATCCCCAGGCTGATGCCTTCTTTAATCTCCTTGATATTTGCCGTATCAATAAAAAATTTCATCAGGCATTCTCCTCCCACTCTTTTTCTGACCTGTACCTCTCAAAACATTTCTGAGAGCAAAAGTAAACTGTTCTCCCTTTTATAGACACCTTATAGGCGCTGCTCAACGGCACATAGGTGTGGCAATAAGGATCCTCGACCAGATCTTCCCCTTTAATAGCCTCCCGAAAAATGGGCGGACGATCAGACTTCCCCCCTGCGGGGAGAAAAAGCATCTTTGCCGCCCTATATAACAGATAAAATATAAGAAACGCAATAAGTATGCGAAATATCATGCTCCATTTACCATGTTTTAGTTTTCCTGGTACAATTCTACAACGCTGCTGTCCTGAAGCCTTTCCATCAGCCCCCTGATAGAGACACCGAAGGCCGGATGGATCACATAAGCGGCAATTTCGCACAGCGGGACAAGAACAAACCGCCTCTGGTGAAACTCCGGATGGGGTATCGCCAGACTCCCATCCCTGACGACATCCTGCCCGTAGAGCAGGATGTCCAGGTCTATGACCCTTGGTCCCCACTTTGGTCCCCTCTTCCTGCCCATAGCTTCTTCTATTGCCTGCATGGCGGCTGC
Protein-coding regions in this window:
- the folK gene encoding 2-amino-4-hydroxy-6-hydroxymethyldihydropteridine diphosphokinase gives rise to the protein MVSGVISFVGIGSNMANPAERCREAIDRISAVSGVKVLRRSSLYRTEPVAFLEQEWFVNAVIEIRTVLAARELAAAMQAIEEAMGRKRGPKWGPRVIDLDILLYGQDVVRDGSLAIPHPEFHQRRFVLVPLCEIAAYVIHPAFGVSIRGLMERLQDSSVVELYQEN
- a CDS encoding YHS domain-containing protein, with the protein product MLFLPAGGKSDRPPIFREAIKGEDLVEDPYCHTYVPLSSAYKVSIKGRTVYFCSQKCFERYRSEKEWEENA